The DNA segment TTAGAGCTGAAGGGGCTTGGTGCAGGATCCAAACGATCGCGTTACTGCTCTCGGAACCGAGACGAAAGCCTTCCCTCGTAGTTGCGCCAGTGGTGGCCCTCATGCAGTGGAAGCATGAGATCGAGACTCACGCTGAGGGGTTTACAGTATGTCTGTGGCATGGTCAAGGGCGGATGAAAGCCAATGAGCTGAAGAAATACGATGTGGTGAGCTGACTCTTGCGCACTGAGATCGCCCCAGAGCTCATGTGTGTAATGTACAGGTTCTTTCGTCGTATGGTACACTTGAGGCGGCTTTCCGAAGACAGCAAAGAGGATTCAAGAGGGGAAATAACTTTATCAAGGAGAAATCGCCAATGCATGAATTCGAGTGGTAcaggtgagctgatttgTTGAAGACGCATGGATCGCAGCTTATCATCCGCGTTTGTTCGTCAGAGTCATCCTGGACGAAGCGCATAATATCAAAGAACGAAGTACGAACGCGGCGAAAGCTGCTTTTGCACTTCATGCGACCTATAAATGGTGTTTATCCGGCACACCCCTGCAGAATCGAGTCGGTGAACTGTACTCTTTGGTCAGATTCTTAGGGGCGGATCCCTTCAGGTAAGCTAGGCTTCGCTTCGAAGAGATTGCGACGTAGCAGCTTATGGAGCCTTCATTACGTGTAGTCACTACTTCTGCAAGAAATGCGACTGTAAATCTCTTCATTGGCAGTTCAAAGATAAGAGGACTTGTGATTCGTGTGGGCACAAGCCTATGGATCACGTCTGTTTCTGGGTAAATGGAATTTGCTGCGTATCCCATCTCACATTATCGAAaagcatgagctgattggtGGGTTTGATAGAACACTGAGATCCTCACGCCAATCGCAAGGTACGGTATAGAAGAGGGTGGGCCGGGACATACAGCcttcaagaagctgaagatcctcCTGGATCGAATGATGCTTCGACGAACCAAGTTGGAAAGAGCAGACGACTTGGGATTACCCCCGCGAACCATTGTTGTCCGACGAGATTTCTTCAGTCCGCAAGAGAAGGAGTTGTACATGTCCTTATTTACTGGGGCAAAGAGGCAGTTCGACACCTACGTTGGACAGGGAACCGTACTTAACAGTAAGTGATCTGAAACTTTGCTCATTGTTCCGATGACACGAGGTGTCGGCTCAAATTGATTGGTGGGGTGCTCGATTTCGGTGCATAATGCTGACGCGTTCATGCTTTAGATTACTCAAACATTTTCTCGCTTATCACTCGAAGTGAGTAAGCTATCGTGTGCTAGCGATTCGTAAGCCTCGCAGCTGATCGCCTATACATGGATAGTGCGACAAATGGCTTGTCATCCTGATTTGGTACTCCGTGGGCGAACTAGTAATCTAGTAACGAATGGCGGACCTGAAGGAACGGTGTGCAGGCTGTGTAATGATACGGTCAGCTAGTTCATACCCATTCCTCTCGCGAGATCCAAAGCTGACAGCCCTGATTGTCGCACGCAGGCCGAAGATGCAATTATGTCGCAGTGTCATCATGTGTTCGATCGGGAGTGTATCAGGCAGTATCTGGAAGTGAAACAATCTAGAGGACACAGGGTAAGTCCATGGAGGAGCGATAAAAAGCTCGAAGATTACTGATGTATCCTCAGCCCGAATGTCCTGTCTGTCACATCGAAATTTCCATTGACCTGGAAGCGGAGGCCTTGGATTTGGAGGACAACAGCAGGAAGGCAAGACAGGGTATCTTGTCCAGGCTGGATCTGCAGGTGGGTCTCGCAATCTTCCACTCGCTTTAGATCTTTCTCGCGTCTGTTACTCGCTCGTACTGATCAACACAATTGTCTGGGCAGAATTGGAGATCTTCGTCCAAGCTCGAGGCGTTGGtagaggaattggagaaaTTGAGAAATAAGGATTGTACGATCAAGTCACTCGtcttgtgagtcagctgaagaCCGTATCTATGATGTACAGATCggaaagctgacatcactTGTCGATCAGCTCGCAATTTGTCTCTTTCCTTGATTTGATAGCTTTCAGATTGCAAAGGGCTGGGTTCAATGTATGTATTCACACCTCACCACACTCTCAGACCGATTTCTTGCTGACAAGGACACGATAGATCTGTCGTCTCGAAGGAGGTATGACCCCTCAGCAGCGAGATGCAACGATCCAGCATTTCAGTGGGTCACTCCATGATACATCGAGATTGGGTCATAGCTGATATGTTTACTTACAGTGAACAACACACACGTGACTGtattcttgatctcgctcaaaGCGGGAGGAGTAGCTCTGAACTTGACCGAAGCCAGTATGGTATTCATGATGGACAGTTGGGTGAGTCATTACCACTCGTGCGATCGTGCGATTAACCGATCGTATGACGTGAAGTCCAAAGAGGAGCGGAAAagcagaaaggaaagaaagctgatattttgGATGTTTAAATTGAAATAGTGGAATCCATCAGTAGAATATCAAGCGATGGACCGAATCCACAGGTTGGGTCAAAAGAGACCTGTCAAAGTAGTTAAGCTGGTCGTGGAAGATAGTATAGAAGATCAGATTGTGCAACTTCAACATAAGAAATTGGCCATGACAGAGGCAGCGCTCAACAAGGACCCCGATGCGGCTTTGGGTAAACTGACGGTTGAAGATGTGAGTGTGGTCTCTCGCTCGACAAAATCTGTTGGTCGTGAAAATACTGATCTTTGGTATATTTCTTTCATTAGCTCGGTTTCTTATTCAAGCTCTAATCAAGGGCGAGCAGCGGGTCATGATGTTTGGTTGATTGGTTGTTTGTAAATTGGCTGGAAATGATCCGATTCCATCGGTCACTTGGGATATGAACATGAATTGTAGCGAAGTTTGCTTTTGGAATGATGGTGCCTGTGTATAATACATAGAGAGATTGTATTTAGTTTTTATGAGCCAGAGATGCCTTGAATGATATTACATGTCGTAGCAAGACGGAAAACCGCCAAGATGCTTCGGCAAGCTTTGCGGATTTCGACGCGTCGCTCAAAAGTCCGTCCACACGTCTGTACGTCAGAACCACGTGAGATGATCTACTGCGATCTTATTGTTCGTGTTTCAGTTTCAGAATCAGAAATCAACCACCGGAGAGAGAATTGAGGATTCAGTGAAATACGGATACAGATGGGATTGGTGGGATACAATAGGAGAATATACTTGACTTAACAGATAGAAAGATATATCTTATTGTTCTCATAGCTACTGGGAGCTGCAAGGTAAATCGCCCAACGCCCAAGGACGTCACGGAATAATACACATAGCCGACACCGACACAGACGCACACAAGGAAGCACAGACATTGGGAATATAGGAATACTCAATCAGCTAGACTGGATTGTACTTACTGTACCACCCCACTTTCGACACTGAATATTGGATAATTGGATTCGTACCTATCACTCTTCCAATTTGACAcctctcatcagctcattaTCCCTCATTTATTTCTTATCGTCAACaactctcttcttcaaacCTCTTCGTGTAGACGTATCAGCTTCGAACATCACTTCGATATCTACCACTCCAACTCCATCGACCTCTCCACTCCCCCTCCATCCACATTGCAGTTGCATTTGTTACACCCACGGTGAGAGGGCATAACCAAGGATGGCAGTCGACCAATCGTCTATCCCGTTCAATGTGTCGGAGCATTATCAGGTGATGGAAGTTATAGGAGAAGGAGCATATGGGGTGGTAGTGTGAGTCTGGTCTTCGTCTCTCTTTCATCAGTCCTGTCTTTGTTTTCACTCGGTACTTGTCCACTGCCCAGGGTCACGCTATGAGGAGAGGACGGGATGTACGgatcatctcatcattgCTACCATGCCTCGTTTCCTGTACCTAGTGAGGGGACGGCAAGACCATACCCTCAACCATGACGGAGGTCAACCGAAGATGATTTCTCATGTTCTGATTACGTTTGTGCAGCGCCGCCAATCATGTAGCTTCAGGAACCAAAGTAGCGATCAAGCGAATAACGCCTTTTGATCATGCGATGTTTTGTCAGAGGACGCTGAGAGAGATCAAGTTGTTGAGGCATTTCAGGTGAGTCACGGgaaatcaaatcaaagacATGCAGTTCCTAAACCACCTTTGAGAGCTGGGAATGGGATCAGATTAGATTGAACATCCCTTTCCTCTGAGATCAACATGGCCCGGTGGAAAGGATGATAATATCTTCAATGGTGCTGATAATGCCCCTTGTGATATCCATAGACACGAGAACATCATTGCCATACTGGATATCATCGCTCCGCCGAGCTATGATCAGTTCCATGAAGTATACTTGGTCCAGGTGAGCTCCGTCCTTCTTGTGACATGAAGACcgtagctgacgagatatctGGGAACTTCGTATTCTTTGATATAGGAATTGATGGAGACGGATCTGTGAGTTTGCCTATTTCTTTATCTTATCAGTATGGTCGAGTACCTCGAAAATAGGCTGACCCCCCGACTTTGCCTGTCATTAGGCATCGAGTGATCAGGACACAGGAGTTGTCAGATGATCACTGTCAATACTTCAtatatcaagtgagttgacATATCAATGCTATCTGTGATGTAGTAAAGCTGAACACTGATGACGTCGCTTCGGAACAGACGATCAGAGGATTGAAAGCCCTCCATTCGGCAAATGTACTTCATCGGGATTTGAAGCCTTCGAACTTGTTATTGAATGCAAATTGCGATCTAAAGGTAagatttcgaagctgaaccCGCCCAACTGCTATGGATATCGAGCTGATGTAAGAGTTCTCATAGATATGCGACTTCGGATTGGCAAGGTCTGCAGCTATGCCTCCCCCTGATTCAGGTCCCAATGGGGGGAATGGATTCATGACCGAGTATGTCGCTACGAGGTGGTACAGGGCACCGGAAGTCATGCTGTGTGAGTCGGGCACTGTTCTACATATAAATAAGGTGTGGCACGATGACTGATTTGCCTTGAATCATGCTAGCTTTCCAAGAATATACCAAGGCTATTGATATATGGAGCGTTGGATGTATCTTGGCAGAAATGAGTGAGCTAAATGACTGGGTCAAAGTGTGGTAATAAGTTTATTGCACTGACAACTGTCCAGTCAACGGCAAACCGCTTTTCCCAGGACGAGGTAAGCGTATTCCATTCTAGTCCCTTCACACGAAGTAGGGGAAGCTGACCGCGCATTGTGCAGATTACCATCATCGTAGGCGTTAACTTCGGTCAGAACCGGTTGATGTGAGCTGAAGTTGGGCTTTGCAGAATTATCCTTGATCCTGGATGTCCTGGGAACGCCGACTGTAAGCTTGCTCCTTCAACTGTGCTGTTATCGCTTCCTCAGACAGCTGATGTTTAATTCGACTAGATGGACGATTTCAACGAGATAACGGCCCCGAGATCAAAGTAAGTCCTCCAATCTCGTGGCACGCATCCCGAAAATCATACTGATGTCAACATACAATTTGCAGGGATTACTTGGTAAATTCGATTGTCATATGGAGACTGCTATGCGATGTGGCGCTGATCAAAATATTTAGCGAGCCCTGGAATTTACCCGAAGACAGGATTTCGCCTTCATATGTCCTAAGGCCAAGCCTAATGCGCTTGAtctgttgaagaagaccttGACGTGAGTCCTTCTCGTGATCCCAATCGCTGTCCCGAGGGAGGCAATGCGCTAATTTTGCGGTTTGAGGATAGATTCTCTCCGAGGAAGAGAATTACGGTAGAAGAGGCTTTAGAACATCCATATCTGGAGGTGAGCACTGATTCCCTTCACCCGTCTGCTATCAGATACATACATCATCTCGTACACGCAGGGACTTTTCAAGGCGATATTATGCTGACAAGTGTCCTGAAAGCCATATCACGACCCGAATGACGAGCCTGGGGCTGAACCCCTTAAACCTGATTTCTTCAACTTTGAGAATAGACAAGATCAACTAGGAAGAGAAATGCTGAAACGTGAGTGCGATACCATAGTATTGCTATTGTGTCAGCTGTGTCGTAGACATACGGATGTACTGATATCGGTGACTGTATTTGCAGGTTTGATCTACGCGGAGATTCAGAAGCCCATtcacgatgatcaagattaGTACTAGTTTCAGCATGCGGGCCATGCTGTCGACCAGAGCCCTGATCAGGGGCCTCAAAGCAAGTGCGGCGATATTGGTCTGGTGTAGACTCGTTCTTGGAACATTGGATCATTCACAGATATTGATATAATGATGCTATGAAAAATACGGTGCCATACTATCTTACCCGCATTTCGATACCTATTGCTTGCTAATTAGACTGTGCGATGATCATGCATTGCCTATAATCATATGGTATATCAAAATACCATCAGGTACCCGCTACGGGCCTCATTAGCACAACAATTGCCAGAATTTTCAGGTCAACCACTTCACTTAGAAACCGAAAAAACGTACGTCACTATGCGTAACAACGTGGCTGGGACATGAAAAGAGGCGACAAGGATCATACTAGGTGATCCTTTGTGACGAATCGCAGGCTgtctttccaccttctcacCTTCCCACTTTCTCGCCATTCCAACTATACTGTACTGCACTGTTTAGTGCAAAACCCCAGGGACTGCCCTTCTAGCTCACCGATCGGACCCATCTAATTCGACAATCATGTCATCAAAGCTCGAACAGAAATATGCGAGCACAGACGACAATGAGTCTGACTCACCCGGACACCCGCACCCGCACCCGGGTGCGCACCCGCCACCGGCTTACGAAGCTACCAGCTCTGGCTTTCCTCCAGATCATACAGATTACCGATGGGTGACGCCTCCTGCATACTCCGCCTCTAGAGTAAGAGGGTCAACCGCCATTGGCGATGGACTGGTCACGCAGAgctctcccttctcttctggttctggttctggttctgcccctgctcctgctctGGGCGTTGGTGCAGATGACGGCAAACCTGAAAGTACATGCGGGAGCCGAGAGCTTTCTTGGTGGGATAAAATGCTGGAAAGGCgtaaagccaaagccaaaacTAAATCTACAGCTCGAAGTAAATCTAAAGAGCCAGATACGTCGAATCATAGAGCAAGACTCAAGGGTACGATCGGGAATTTCCAAAATACCATTCAGAGTATCCAGCGGTCCATTGAGCAAGCTCACATCgccgagaaagagagacacCTCGCTGAGATTGCAATTGCTCCGATATCTTCTTGGGAGTTGAGTACTCAACTGTCATTCAGAGAGATGAGTCACTTGATGCAGAGGGATGCAGTTGATAGATTCTCCAAAGTCGTAGCTCCGCATGTGCAGCGTCAGATCTCGGGAAAGGTACAAAGCTGGACGAAGGCAGTGAGAATGAATGGACTGGAGGTTGGGCCGGAGTTGTTGGACAATGCTTTTGTTGATCCGCGGATAAGTCGGGATGTAGGCGGAGGAGGCAGTAGTACggccaaggaggaaggagaagaagcatgCGGGAAGTCTGGGGATAAAATcgatactgatactgatactgattgTTCGGATTCATCCTCCAAGTATATCTTGGAGGTTGGAACCGATTGGTCCAGATCGAAAAGTCggatccaagatcaaagacagGCAATCTGGACGGAATTGTCAGGAAGGAGGAATTTGGATCTGTCCGTGCCTTGTATTTCCgaacgagaaaaggagaggTGTATTCAAGAAGCCCGGGAATGGGGACAAGTGGATGTGTACTTCGTcactgatgatgatgatgatgatgattccgaagatgaagaggaagaggaaaatcAGGGTTACAACACGGGAATATTCTGGTATTAAAGCGAGGTTGCATTCTAGTACTGTCAATGGTATTAACTGCACTCTTTCGAGCTAGATCATCTCGGAATGATTATTTGAGAATGTAATGGCAGCTCAAGTTTCTGGATGGACACTTTGATGTATTGTACATATCTGACCGCTGCAGGCCATGCCTAGAGTAGTTTTGCCGCCACTTTGCCACTCGTACTCATACGGTACAGTAGACCTGACCTCCACTCACTTGGATTTCGGTCAACAACATGAATTATTCGTAAGTTACTCTAAAACTACATGATCattcaatccatcaaataATACAACGTATAGTTCATAATCATCAAGAGTTGAACAAGATGGAAGGAATGGGCTTGCCAATGAGCTTTGGCAAAAAAGCCAAGGCTGCGCCTACGACGTTGAAGAATAAGGTGGACCATACTAAGCGGGCTGAACCTGTGAGTGAATCTGCTTCTGCAAAGATGTACATTCCGTTTCTGGATGATAGGTAAGCAGAACGACTGATATTCTCTATGCTAGACCCCGACTGCCCAGCTACTTCCTCAGAAAGAAGCCGAAATTACACCAGGGCCATCGAAGCCGCCTGCTCCCTCATTGCCTGCTGAAAATCAGGTTGAGGACggagatgaggacgataTCGGACCTGGTCCGCCTCCAGATGGCGAAGCAGCTAATACCGGCGATAAGCGCAAagccgaggacgaagaaagtgacgaggacgacgagtacgatgaggaagaaaagatggATAGGACACCCGTATCGCATGAAATCATACTGAAAGACCATACCAAAGTGAGCAAGAACGAGTATCCCTCGAAGGAGCGATATTGACAAGAAGAGCGTTTTATCAGGTCCTTTCAGCTCTGGCGATAGATTCGTCGGGAGCAAGAATAGCCACTGGATCACATGATTACGATACGAAGATTTGGGATTTCGGAGGCATGGATTCGAGGTTGAAACCTTTCAAAAGCTTTGAACCGAATGGGAATTACTATGTAAGCTGTCTGTTTGATATTTGGATCATACCGAAAATCGCAGGGTGATGAGCACTCAGCTTACTCAGGGTTGAATGCCCCGTGTATAGGTGCACGATCTGTCTTATTCGCCTGATGGACATAAATTGCTAGTCATCTCGGGAACGCTGGTGCCGAAGGTATTTacgaaagatggtgaagaagggtaagtcTGCCAGCGATGCTGCCTTCATGACGGGGCAAGGAGACTAATGGGAAGAATAGGGTCGAGTATAATAAGGGAGATGTGTACCTGCGAGATATGAAGAATACCAAGTAAGGTTGTCCTGCACATGGGATTGTCTGGGTTTCGGAAAGCTTATTGTTGTTCTGCTGTCCTCACCATTAGCGGTCATACGGCGGAAATTACTGGTGGAGCCTGGCATCCCACAGATAATTCGCAATTTTTAACATGTTCAAACGACTCGACATTACGGTGAGTGTCTGGGCTCCAACACATACCCCACAACCCGGCGAAGTCGCTGTTGCTGACTGTGGGAATGGATGATTAGGATATGGGATGTAGAGAACAAACGGAAACAGAAACAGGTGATAGTGGTCCGATCGAAAGAACGAGGAGCGCGGACGAGAGTCACTGCTTGTGCTTGGAGTCCGGATGGTAAATGGATTGCAGGAGGTGAGTGCATGGAAATCTGCTACCAGGAAATCTTGCCTTTGAATCACGAGCGTAAGGCCTATAggctgatatgatatggtgAATAGCATGTTTCGACGGAGCTCTACACATATGGAGCACTTCAGGAAATTTCGCCAGACCGAACTACAGTAACGAGACTGCTCATGCGAAGAACACGGAGACGACTGGGGTAGTCTTCTCGCGGGATGGAAGTAGGGTAGTCACTCGGGGCGGGGATGATACGGTCAAGTGTGAGTGTCGCATCAGTGCAACCCTTGTCGCTCGCATGGATTCCCGATGATTTACGCAAGGGCCTGCCAATACTGATCCATTACGATTACAAATACAGTATGGGACATCAAATGGATACGGAAGCCTATAGCCGTAGCTGCAGGCCTGGATAACCTTTATCCAGAAACGAATATCATCTTTTCGCCAGATGAGAAATCGATATTGACTGGCATAGCGGCACCGAAGGGGCAAAAAGGGGGTTTGGTGTTTCTGAATGCGCAGGAtctgaaggaggaaaggcggATTGCTATAGGGGAAGGAAGTGTTGTCCGAGTCGCTTGGCACTCGCGTATAaatcaggtgagtcggctAGTCTCACTTGTTTACCTTTTTCCGTTTCACCACCCCAGGTAACCCAGTAAGCCTGCGATCCGGAGGGAGGACCGTTTGACTGATATTGTCATTGGTGTTGATTTTGCTGTTGAAATAGATATTCGCCTCCTTATCTACCGGAGCATTACACGTCCTATATTCACCTCATTCCTCGATCAGAGGAGCTCTCCTCCCCTTGGCGAAACTACCCAAGACAGCACCTCGAGACCCGTCGTTCTCTACCGTAGATTTGAAACCGGTCATATACACGCCAGACGCTTTGCCGATGTTCAAGGATCAAGGACACAGGGAATCATTGCACCAAcgcgagaagaaggcgaagaagatgaagccTATGGAACCGATTAGGGGTGCGGGCCGAGGAGGTCGATTGGGACAAAGTGAGACGCAGGGTTTCGTGCAGACTTTGTTCCCTACCGAACAGGTCTTCGAAGATGTGAGTAGATCATGAGCTCGAACCGACCTCGAGTCCTCGTCAACGTCAGCCTCGTACGAGAATGATAATGGgattgagagtgagagtgaggatttagctgatatgatgctgatgatatgCCTGCCATTCGATAGCCGAGAGAAGCATTACTCAAGTATGCGGAGAAGACGgataaagatgaagatgagtaAAGGATCATTGCGGCTGCGAAGTGAAAAGCGAGCATTGGGCATTGGGCTTTCTGCAGTAATGATAGACATCAATGGTTATTGACGTGATCATGAAACGTATAGCCAACAACCTTGATGTCAAACGCTCATACACTCATATCATAcacaaatgcaaatgcatGATCGTAATCAAAGAAGAAACCAGTTTATGTCTATCACGCTTGCACCCTCGTTCGTGTATTACCTAACCCAGCATTAAATCCACCTctaccccttcctcctctgcctctatACGATCCTCTACCTCCATTGTTATTACCGTTATTTCCACGTCTTTCATTTCTCTGTCCGTGTCCACCTTCGCCTTGTGCCCCCTGAGGCCGGTCTGAAGGGTTATTACCCTGTGTCTGATTACCCAATTTCAAGTCTAAGGCTTTTTCATTCTGGTCTAACAGGTTGGCAGTTCGTTCGGCCAGCTGTTGAGTCAGTCGTTGGACTTCGGTCTGCTCGACTCggtggaagatgacgacCCCGTCGATCTGGTCTAACGAAGCGGGGAGCTCGTCGGTGTAGATCATTCGGGAGATTATAGAGGTGACGCTTTGCACGGGGAGGGAGAAGGTCGTTGATAAGTgagaaagggagagggaggCGTAGTATGCGGAATAGGTGAATAAGTAGGTTCGaagaccttcttcttggattTTTCTGCGGCACGCGAAAGATTCATTAGCTCAATGGCCATTTACTATGACTGTGAAACATCAAACACAAATTCCGCCACAAATACTCACTGTGATAAGATCTTCTTGACATCATCGACGTTCTCCAATAAGCTCCAGATCTTGATAGTCAGTATCAGATCCCTGGCCTTTTCCCATTCGCCAGCTTGAAGAGCCTTGGAAGCCTTGATGATATGATCCCGAGTGTTTTCGGGGGGACCCATGAACGCTTGTCGATCTGCCAAATCCAATAACCTCTTGAACACTTTACTCGTCACTCTCCTTCGTTGCTCCTCGGTGTCGACGCTCGCAAGGAGGGGTACCTCGATGAGCATGCAAGACGTCAGGTAGGCAGCTTCGAGGAGCTCGACGTTGAGGTGCATGTGGAAAGGCAACAAccttctcttctcgatcaACTCTTGTTCAGGGGATAATTGCTGTTGATATCGTTGGACAGATTGAGCGAGTAATTCCTTCTGACGCTGAGTGGCGAACATGTCGCTCAGTATCGTCTGGCATTCAACGATGTAGCCCAGCTTGAAGGCGGCAAGACCCAGTTGCATGATCGCTCGGTTGTAGAGGATCTGGGTGGTCACGTCGGCGTGTTGGATGGTGTCTTGTAAATGGGACATGAGCAAGAGGTCACGGGCTTGGTGGTAGCGTCCGTGAGAGGCATGGTTGAAAATGTGGAAAAGAATGGCTCGAGCACGTAAGACAGGAGCGTCAGATCCGTAGATGTAGACGCATAAGTCGTGGATGAGGCCCTCAGCAGATCGTTGAGTTTCTCTTGGTACGATGGTCGATGGAAGGGTGGAAGGGATTTTAGACTCGAAATGCTCGATGATCACGTTGGGCTAGAAAAGGAGTCATCAGCTTGCACCTTTACGGCGCTTGGGTTGTTTGCTTACCTTAGCGTAGACGTGCTCCAATCGCCGGATAACAGCTCGGGCGGTGGAGTCGGTGGAGGCTTCCCGCTCGAACAGGGACTGGGCTTTGGCAATCAGTGTGTACAGAGGAGCTTCTTGTCTCAATCGCTCAATGTAGTCAGATCCTTTCTCATGGGCGTCGGTGTGTTGCAGAGTTTTGGTGAACTATCAAACAGCCCGTGAGTTTTGGCTCAATGTCGCATTCTTGTCGATATACAGTCCCACTCACCTCGTTGTCCAAACTCTCCAACAGACTGATCAAACTTCCGGCAACAGCGACTTTCTCCGTCTTTCCATTGACTGTTTGAGGTTCTCGTTCCACAAGATCATCATATTCGCCTACCGTCTCTTGAACGACGTAATCGGGGTTGTCCAAAAGCAAGGTGATGAGTTGATCGAGCTCATTCAGACCCAAAACCCACGATTCGTGAGGGATATGAGCGAGATTCTGAGAGTAATCCAATCGAGCAGGAACAAGGGCGAGGAGGACCCGGAGTTTGGCGTAGGTGGTCTCGGCGACTTCGAGAAGCTTGGAAAGGATCTTAATGGTTTCAGCTCTGTCGGTGTTCTGCAATATCGATTCATCTCAATTAGCTTAGGCTCGACGAGCTTGGAAGAAATTGCCAGGGGGCGTACCTTTCTACCTCTTTGTTCGAAAATCTCCTTGAGGGTCTTGAAAACACCTTCAGGAGTCAAGTTGAGGGCTTTACCACCTTTACCGATAGTCATGAACTCCTCATTCTGCTCCTCGATATCACCGTCAACGGCAATAgcagccttcttggcggccTTTTTGGGTGCAGGAGCGGCATTGGCGATC comes from the Kwoniella dejecticola CBS 10117 chromosome 11, complete sequence genome and includes:
- a CDS encoding mitogen-activated protein kinase CPK1, whose product is MAVDQSSIPFNVSEHYQVMEVIGEGAYGVVVAANHVASGTKVAIKRITPFDHAMFCQRTLREIKLLRHFRHENIIAILDIIAPPSYDQFHEVYLVQELMETDLHRVIRTQELSDDHCQYFIYQTIRGLKALHSANVLHRDLKPSNLLLNANCDLKICDFGLARSAAMPPPDSGPNGGNGFMTEYVATRWYRAPEVMLSFQEYTKAIDIWSVGCILAEMINGKPLFPGRDYHHQLSLILDVLGTPTMDDFNEITAPRSKDYLRALEFTRRQDFAFICPKAKPNALDLLKKTLTFSPRKRITVEEALEHPYLEPYHDPNDEPGAEPLKPDFFNFENRQDQLGREMLKRLIYAEIQKPIHDDQD
- a CDS encoding eukaryotic translation initiation factor 3 subunit C; this encodes MSFFAKLGSDDSSSSSGSDSEESILSGDEGLEQDKKLAQAKAKSNKNKASMFLRSDAEDSDEESSDESEEEEELSDSEDERAARGNKFLMGADSTDEEEEEEDKTVVLSAKDKRFAEMEAAIHNITNATRNNDWVLASTELDKVFRFIQRHQVTVVATTVAAAGHIPPRFLEILVSLEKDVNDTIASEKSAKKKMAPAKAKALNGLKQTLKKKQKEFEGVLKTYIEDPEAYTTAYEIANAAPAPKKAAKKAAIAVDGDIEEQNEEFMTIGKGGKALNLTPEGVFKTLKEIFEQRGRKNTDRAETIKILSKLLEVAETTYAKLRVLLALVPARLDYSQNLAHIPHESWVLGLNELDQLITLLLDNPDYVVQETVGEYDDLVEREPQTVNGKTEKVAVAGSLISLLESLDNEFTKTLQHTDAHEKGSDYIERLRQEAPLYTLIAKAQSLFEREASTDSTARAVIRRLEHVYAKPNVIIEHFESKIPSTLPSTIVPRETQRSAEGLIHDLCVYIYGSDAPVLRARAILFHIFNHASHGRYHQARDLLLMSHLQDTIQHADVTTQILYNRAIMQLGLAAFKLGYIVECQTILSDMFATQRQKELLAQSVQRYQQQLSPEQELIEKRRLLPFHMHLNVELLEAAYLTSCMLIEVPLLASVDTEEQRRRVTSKVFKRLLDLADRQAFMGPPENTRDHIIKASKALQAGEWEKARDLILTIKIWSLLENVDDVKKILSQKIQEEGLRTYLFTYSAYYASLSLSHLSTTFSLPVQSVTSIISRMIYTDELPASLDQIDGVVIFHRVEQTEVQRLTQQLAERTANLLDQNEKALDLKLGNQTQGNNPSDRPQGAQGEGGHGQRNERRGNNGNNNGGRGSYRGRGGRGRGGFNAGLGNTRTRVQA